The Cylindrospermum stagnale PCC 7417 genome segment CAATTGCAAGTATACCTGGCTGGTGCTTTGAATTTACACATTTGGCTATCAGGTACCCAGGGTGTGATAGAAATCATCCCGCCAACTACTGGTGGACGCAGCAATAAAGCAGCACTGGATTTAAAAATTTGCCCTTATCGGGGGTTACGCGCTTTTGGTGAAGAAGACGCTCAATATTTCTATGGTAGAGAAACTTTAACCCGGCAGTTGATTAGCCAGTTAGGACAGAAATCTTTTCTCGCTGTGGTGGGTGCGTCTGGTAGCGGTAAATCTTCTGTAGTACATGGGGGGTTAATTGCTCAGTTGCGTCTTGGTAAACAACTCCCTGGTAGTGATTCTTGGTGGATGAAAAGCTTGTGTCCGGGTACAAGACCTCTGGATGCTTTAGCACGCAGACTTGCAGGGGAGGGGAAAGGGGAAAATCTCGCCCCTCATCTCTTATTAGAAGGAATGTTATATCAGGGAGTAGAAGGCTTTGTCTACTGGATACGTAGCCGGCCGGAACCAATGGTGGTTTTGGTAATTGACCAGTTTGAGGAATTATTCACCCTAGCGCCGAGTGAGGATAGACAGCGGTTTTTAGAGTTGGTTTTGGGGGCGGTGGAATATGCACCTGATAAGTTTAAATTGGTGATGACTTTACGGGCTGATTTTATCGCGGCTTGTTTGGAAGTTTCTGCGCTGGCTAGATGGTTGCAACAGTCAAGTGTCTTAGTACCACCAAACCTGAGTGATGAGGACTATCGCCGTGTAATTGTTAACCCAGCGGAACAAGTGGGGTTAAAGGTAGAACCGGGACTGGTGGAAGTTTTGTTACAGGAGTTAAATCACTCGGCGGGTGATTTACCGCTGTTGGAATTTGTTCTCGAACAGTTGTGGGAGTTCCGTCAAGGGGGTGAGTTGACGTTGTTCGCTTATCAGCAGCAGGTAGGTGGAATTAAAGGAGCGTTGGAACGCAAGGCTCAGGCGGTTTATGACGGTTTAGATAGCCAAACTCAAGATTGCGCTCGCTGGATTTTTCTATCGCTTACGCAATTAGGAGAAGGTACGGAAGATACTCGGCGTAGAGTTTTTAAGTCTGAGTTGGTTGTGCAAAGATATCCGGCGTTGTTGGTGGAAAGAACTCTGCAAGCTTTAACTGCTGGTAAGTTGGTGGTGGTGAATTTAGATGAGGCTGTGGGGAGTGTCAAAGGTGAGGAAGTTTCTCTTATCGCTTCTTCTTCGGTGGTGACGATAGAGGTAGTTCATGAAATTCTGATTCGTCATTGGTCAACTTTGCGCTGGTGGTTGGAGGAAAATCGTAGTAGACTGCGATCGCAACGGCAAGTTGAGCAAGCAGCTGCTTTATGGAAACATAACGATGAACAAGCTGATTTTTTGCTGTCTGGCATTCGCCTAGGGGAGGCGGAAGAAATTTATGTTAAATATACAGATGAATTGTCTCAAGATGTCCAACACTTCATCGCTGCTTGTTTAGAAGCCAGACAGCGGCAGCAATTTGAGCAAAAGAAGAGACTTAGACAAGCGCAAAGGGCTATTGCAGTTATTAGTATTTTGGGAATTATTGCTAGTGGTTTCGGTGGTTTGGCATACTTCCAAAAACAATCTGCTCAGTTACGAGAAGTTGCGGCTTTGAATGCCTCGTCGGAAGCTTTATTATTATCTAATCAGCAATTGGAAGCTTTAATTGCGAGTGTGAAATCTGGGCGAGAACTTAAGCAAGTTTTTGCACCACCAAAAGATATCCAATTTGCAACTGCGGCGAGTTTTCAGCAAGCTGTTACTCAAACTCAAGAATTTAACCGCTTGCAAGGTCATAATCAACAAGTTAATGCTGTCAGTTTTAGCCATGATGGTAGGTTTATCGCTTCTGCTAGTGATGATCAAACGGTGAAAATTTGGAATTCATCTGGGCAATTATTTACAACTTTTCCGGGATTCAAAAACCGAGTTATATCTGTTGCTTTTAGTCCTGATGGTAAGTTTATTGCGGCTAGTGCTGATAATACTATTCAAGTTTTTGGCAATGATATCGGATTAGGGGAGAAATTTTTTTTAACGAACCGCCAAGAACGCCAAGAACGCCAAGATAATAAAGAAGGAGGAACTTTTAAAACCAATAGTAGGTTAGTGAAATCTTTATCTGAACATACTGATATTGTTACAGATATAAGTTTTAGCCATGATGGGAATATTCTTGCTTCTAGTAGTTTGGATCATACTGTGAAATTATGGCGCATTGATGGCACTCTCATCAATAGTTGGAATGCTGATAATGGTTGGGTAAATACTGTTTGCTTTAGCCCTGATGGTCAGGTTATCGCTTCTGGTGGTGAAGATAATGTGGTGAAGCTTTGGCAGGCATCAAATGGTAAGTTAATTACGAGTCTAGTGGGACATAAAGGACGCATTACCCGGATTAAGTTTAGTCCTGATGGTAAATATATCGCTTCGGCTAGTGGTGACAAAACTATTAAGTTGTGGAATGCTGACGGTAAATTATTACAAACTCTAGAATCTCACAGCGAACAAGTCAACAGCATCAGCTTTAGTCCAGATAATCAGTTTTTAGCATCTGCTGCGGCTGACAATACTATTAAACTTTGGCGGCTAAATGGGAGTTTATTAGCTACTTTGAAAGGGCATGGTGAACAGGTTAGGGATGTCAGCTTTAGCCAAGATGGTAAAATTCTCGCTTCTGCTAGTGCTGATAAAACTATTAAATTGTGGCAAGTGCCGAATAATGAACTGCTAGAAGGCAATGTTAATAGTGTTGGTTTCAATACTGACGGTAAAATATTTGCATCTGCTGGTTGGGATGGAAATATCACTATTCGGCGACGAGATAAATTGACTAACTTACAAAAGTTTAAAGGACATCCAGATATTATAAATGCTGTAATTTTTAGCCAGAATGGAAAATATTTGGCAACGGCTAGCGCCGATAAAACTATTAAAGTTTGGAATAGTCAAAATTTTCAGTTAATTAAAATATTTACAGGACATAATAACAGAGTTACAAGTATTAGTTTTAGTCCAGATAGTCGTATTCTTGCTTCTGCTAGTGCTGATAAAACAATTAAGTTATGGCGAATTGCAGATGGTACTCTATTACAAACGCTGATAGGGCATATTGATGAGGTGACAACTGTCAGTTTTAGCCCCGATGGTAAAAGTTTAGCTTCTGGTAGTGCTGATAATACAGTTAAACTTTGGCGAATAGATGGGATGCTACTCAAGAATTTTACTGGACATAATTTAGCGATCGCATCCGTAAAATTTAGTCCAGACGGTAAAACCCTGGCTTCAGCCAGTTGGGACAATACTATCAAGCTTTGGAATGTCACCACAGGACAGTTAATCAATACTCTCGCTGGACATAGCGATGGTGTAACGGGCCTGAGTTTCTCCCCTGACGGTCAAATTCTCGCTTCTGGTAGCGCTGACAATACGATCAAACTGTGGAACACTCCAACCGGCACATTACTCAAAACCCTTTTGGGACATCCACATCGAGTTAACAGCCTTAGTTTCAGTCCCGATGGTAAATTGTTGCTGAGTGGCGGTAAAGATGCCGGGGTGATGCTGTGGGATTTAGATTTAGACGATTTGATGCAGCGGGGGTGTGCGAGATTAACAGACTACCTCCAGAATAACCCAAATGTCAAAGAAGATGAGCGTCATATTTGCGATCGCTAATTACAGCAGTTTTCATCTATTTGAACCACATCCGCCGCCGAGAACATTGCTGTGCCCCTACCGCGTGGTCTATTTACCTAAAAATTGCTGTAAATTAGCCTTGGTAAATAAAAGTATCAAAAGTGCGGCGATGGTCATGTCTTGAGTATTTTCAGAGATATTTATTAGGAAGAGCTTTAACATGAAGTTAAAACGAAAGTGGATTGGATTTCTCTTAATCCTGCTGAGTAGTGTTTTGCTGCTGGTGGTCACTTACCCCAAGCCTGCACTTTCGGCTTTTCCACCTTACGGGATGGTGACTAAGACTGCCACCGATTTGGGTAATCTGATTGGACGAAAGATCACCCGCCCGATTTTAATCACAGACGAAAAAACGTCTCCTCCCAACTTTGCCGACGACATCAAAAAGCTAAAAGGTGATGCAGGAGCATATACTGTTCGAGCTAAGAAAGAAAACGGGATATGGGTCGAGCAACCCGATGGCGAAAAAATGGACACCTGCTGGATCGTTTGGCTTTCCCCCTTTTCCAATGACCAGCAAGACAAATCGCTCCTTGCCCACGAGGTATACCACTGTTTCCAGAATGAATTAATCGTAGCCAAGGAGCTTCCCGACTGGTTAATTGAAGGATCTGCTCAATGGGCAGCAGAAGAATATGTGGGCGGAACGAAGATTAGTAGTCCTAGCTGGAAAGAGTATTTGACTAACGCCAAAGCCTTATTTAGTCGGAAGTATGATGCCATCGGACTTTACGCCCACCTGAAAAACAACGGGGTCAACGTCTGGAAAGAACTTGATCAGCTACTCAAAAACACTTCCAACAATTCCGACATCCTCTTCAAACAACTAGTCAGTGATGTGGGCGATATGTTCCTGACCAATTGGGCCGCTGGGTTGGCACGACTTACTAAAGCCGGGCCCGACTGGGACACTACTGGTCCTGGCATCACTTTAGACAAGCGAGAACCGACCCCAATTGCTATTTCTACATCTGCTCCGCTTTCCGTAGAAATCCTACCTGTAAACCAAGCCTTATACGACATCACCCTTCCTGACAGTAAAATCATCAAGTTCAACATCAAAGGGTACGGAGCTTTGCGCTGGGATGGCGGCAGTAGCGATGTACTTAAGTTCAGCCAAAGTTTTGCCAAAAGCTACTGTGTGGCGAAAACCTGCCAATGCAAAGATGGCTCTTCGCCATCAGGGGTAGAATCCGCGCCCTCTGGCAAAGTCCTGCTAGCAGTGACAGGGACAACTCAATCTACGCTGGTGGATGTTACTGTGGAAGAAAATCCTTGTCAGAAAGACAAACCTGGTAAGAGTGGCGGCAGTAGTAGCCCTAATTCTGATTCGCTTAGTGGCGGTAGCAGCAAAACGGATAGTAGCGGCAGTACCAAAACTGGCACGAGCTACGGTGACCCCCACCTGATCACATTTGATGGGTTCCGCTACAGTTTCCAGACAGTGGGCGAGTTTTTATTGAGCCAGTCTCAGGATAGCAAGTTTGCGGTGCAGACGCGTCAATCCCAAGTATCAGGGCAACAACTGACCCTAAACACGGCGGTTGCCATGAAGGTTGGAAGCGATCGCGTTGCCTTCTATGCTCAAAATGCGCCTAACTCCAACCCCTCACTGCTCTGGGTAAATGGCAAACCTGTGGAGTTGCAAAACGGCATCCTGACGCTAACCGATGGTGTGGTGCAAAAGCGCAGCGATCAGCAATATGTGATTCAGTGGAAAACGGGTGAACAGGTAACTGTGCGCCTGAGTCAGGTAGCAAAGCTGACTTTTCTGAATGTCACTGCCAGCGTGTCTGCTACCCAACCGGGAGGTTACAATGGCTTACTGGGCAATATTGATGGCAATGCAGCGAACGACTTGCAAACCCGCGCTGGCAAAGTAATTCCCGCAAAATCCAGTTACGGTCAACTCACCTCCGCCCTCAACAACTTGCTGCCCACTCCGATTCCGCTCTCTCAGCTAGAAACAGCCTTTCTAGATCAACTGCATCGTGAGTTTGGGAACAGTTGGCGAATTCGATCTAGTGAGTCTTTATTTGACTATGGGTTGGGTCAATCTACTGAAACCTTTAGCAATCCGAGTTTTCCCCAACGTTACCTCACCCTCAGCTCTTTGCTGCCCGCGCAGTTGCGAACGGCTGAAAACGTTTGCCGTAAAGCAGGTGTAGAGGCGAGCCTACTGGAAGGCTGTATCTTTGATGTGGGCATGACAAACCAACCCGGTTTTGCCCAGGCTGCTGCAAAAGCTCTGGTGCAGGGAGAGATAGATCGGACGATCAATCGGGCGGTTGACCAAGTGCGAGACAAAATCCCCGTGCCGATTCCAGTCAAAATTCCGGGCTTTCCGTTCTAGGTGACGTACTCCACACACTCCCCGAAGATAGCGAGACGCTGTTCGCGTTCGGGTGAGTGTGGGCATCTGGGGGACTCTTCTTTGAAGACATTGACTGAAGAAATGTGATGCCTACTGCTCCCGTGAGGGTTAATTAACAGTTAGCGAAAAGCTAACAATTACTACCAATTACTCACATTTAATTTGCCGCCAAATGCATCAAATTTAAGATGAAGTTAGCATTTTTATGTAAAATACAATCATGCTAATAGGATTCAAGACAAAACTTAAGGTAAGCAAGCAGCAGCGTCTACTACTGGCACAACACGCAGGAGTAGCAAGACACGCCTGGAATCGAGGGTTAGCATTATGCCAACAATTAACGCTGCTATTAATTTAAGTCAAGAAGCGGCTAGATTAGTCGGGGAGAGCCTGTGGACTGGATAGTGTCGACACTTCCAGGTGGAAACAGGAAGAAACAGCAGAAAATCGTTAGTAATTGTTAGCATTTTTGGATCGGATACACATATTATTTAGGATCACTTCAGAAGCCATTGCATTTTAATCAATTACTTGCTTTCTCGTGGACTTAATCTGTCCTCGCTTAGTTTTACTGTCAAGACGTTTTCTTTGAGAACTGCGAGTCGGTTTAGTGGGTTTGCGTTTTTCGGGCAGTATGACCGCATTTTTAACGAGTTCTTTAAGTCGTTCAAAAGCTGCCTCCCGGTTCTTTTCTTGGCTTCGGTGTTCTTGAGATTTGATGACAACAACCCCTTCAAGGGTAATGCGTCGGTCATTTAACTTCAAAAGCTGTTCTTTATAGAAAGCGGGTAATGATGAATTCTGAATATCAAATCGTAGGTGGATGGCAGTAGAAACCTTATTAACATTTTGGCCTCCTGCACCTTGAGACCGAATCGCACTAATTTCAATTTCGCTATCGGAAATAATGATTTTGTTAGAAATTTGCAGCATAACTTATAATATAGCTTAACTAGGGCAGTTGCGTAGATTTCATATTCATTTGTAACAAGTTAAAAGCAAGTCAATTAGTTTAAAAATCCTAAAAACTAAAAGTAGTCCGAATTGCCCCCACAAAAATATCATTGTTGCTCGAAATATGTCCAGGGTCAGTCACAATAAAAAATCCCGGAGTAATAGCAATATTATCATTCACTAAAAAACGATAAAAAACCTCATAATGTGTAGAATTTCCTCGGTCTATGTTGGTAAATAAATATCCATTATTCAACTTGAGCGGTTGACCAATAATCAACCCAAATAAATCGCCCTTTCTACCAAAAGGATCATATAAACCTAAAGAAGCTTGATATGTAGTAGTCAGCGCAACTGCATCTGATGTTAAGGCATCAGTTACGACTGCACCTCCCCAAAGGCTAAAAACCACCTGATTAGTTAGTTGCCATTTCATGCTAGCGTTGAGAGCATGAATTTGAGCAGGTGCATTTAAGCCACCAGAAGTATCAGCATTGCCGCTACCTGTGCCAGTATCTAATTGACCATCTTTCGCATAGGCATTTATATAAGTTAAACCAGTAATTAAAGAAGAAGTTGGCTTATATAATAATTGCACTCCCAAAGCACTATGATCTGTACTAAATAAACCTTGGTTACTATCATTAGTATTTCTAGTACCATAGGCAAATTGCAAGCGAACTGTATCAGAAAGCAACCAATCAAAGCCTAAACCAGCATCAAGACTGCCAATTTTGAAAAGGGGAGATGAACCAGCAAAGAGAGAAATAGCCCCTCCTCCAGCGTCAGCGTAGGGTGAGTTAACGCTGAGAACACTGCCTAAACTGAATCCTACAGGTTTGAAAGTGAAAACAACGCGATCGCCTAATCCAGCAACTCGA includes the following:
- the arfB gene encoding alternative ribosome rescue aminoacyl-tRNA hydrolase ArfB, with the translated sequence MLQISNKIIISDSEIEISAIRSQGAGGQNVNKVSTAIHLRFDIQNSSLPAFYKEQLLKLNDRRITLEGVVVIKSQEHRSQEKNREAAFERLKELVKNAVILPEKRKPTKPTRSSQRKRLDSKTKRGQIKSTRKQVID
- a CDS encoding iron uptake porin; the protein is MMIYNKLLFLSGTAVFCLAAPALAVNANEENIRNLQVIYSEKSENLDNISQSYEDSDSNDERLNSVSQLSDIQPSDWAFTALQSLVERYGVIAGYGDGTFKGNRPLTRYEFAAGLQAALDKINQLVAAGLTEQVKKADLETLQKLQTEFATELTNLTGRIADLEARNANLTAQQFSTTVGLGGQVILGLATGSGGKPPGKGEANTILTQLTQLQLVSSFNGKDRFRIGLVTGNSAGDSFGNPEAFNTNMARLAWQADYENQVKLDSLEYRVAGLGDRVVFTFKPVGFSLGSVLSVNSPYADAGGGAISLFAGSSPLFKIGSLDAGLGFDWLLSDTVRLQFAYGTRNTNDSNQGLFSTDHSALGVQLLYKPTSSLITGLTYINAYAKDGQLDTGTGSGNADTSGGLNAPAQIHALNASMKWQLTNQVVFSLWGGAVVTDALTSDAVALTTTYQASLGLYDPFGRKGDLFGLIIGQPLKLNNGYLFTNIDRGNSTHYEVFYRFLVNDNIAITPGFFIVTDPGHISSNNDIFVGAIRTTFSF
- a CDS encoding eIF2A-related protein, which produces MCPRGVATSQSTSGKQTITSKLWLLLVGVNQYQDKRIPPLRYSAVDCQILAEALAGATQEQFLQKEVKIYHDFAQEFSLLATVRTTLQQITAAAAPLDTILFYFSGHGMLQPQNQQAFLCLADTQKDDLPNTALAVQELLQLLGNSRAQNQLVWLDACHSGGMTLRGMNPTPQLVEVLQQRAAKSKGFYALLSCDTEQQSWEFPELGHGVFTYYLMRGLQGDAADVQGLISADGLYRYVYYQTLQYIDKTNQQLRLINQQKRGKGDTHLFSEYPLQTPKRIVEGVGELILGNIPAIPEFRPPRTALVIEGISGSQKTLDFSKMLASVAAFDLQYLPRSRTTTVKDIRAAIQECLRSLSQQQRQRTEEPATVLLYLRGRLAQTPTGEAAFVLLEDIWLGRSWLKKQLRRSQVAQQIIILDCPVVDARFMASLQEWVEDLQLGSETGQCIIAANSPKVNPEQFAQALTDTLNAAAKPAGLSVAGWISQLQVYLAGALNLHIWLSGTQGVIEIIPPTTGGRSNKAALDLKICPYRGLRAFGEEDAQYFYGRETLTRQLISQLGQKSFLAVVGASGSGKSSVVHGGLIAQLRLGKQLPGSDSWWMKSLCPGTRPLDALARRLAGEGKGENLAPHLLLEGMLYQGVEGFVYWIRSRPEPMVVLVIDQFEELFTLAPSEDRQRFLELVLGAVEYAPDKFKLVMTLRADFIAACLEVSALARWLQQSSVLVPPNLSDEDYRRVIVNPAEQVGLKVEPGLVEVLLQELNHSAGDLPLLEFVLEQLWEFRQGGELTLFAYQQQVGGIKGALERKAQAVYDGLDSQTQDCARWIFLSLTQLGEGTEDTRRRVFKSELVVQRYPALLVERTLQALTAGKLVVVNLDEAVGSVKGEEVSLIASSSVVTIEVVHEILIRHWSTLRWWLEENRSRLRSQRQVEQAAALWKHNDEQADFLLSGIRLGEAEEIYVKYTDELSQDVQHFIAACLEARQRQQFEQKKRLRQAQRAIAVISILGIIASGFGGLAYFQKQSAQLREVAALNASSEALLLSNQQLEALIASVKSGRELKQVFAPPKDIQFATAASFQQAVTQTQEFNRLQGHNQQVNAVSFSHDGRFIASASDDQTVKIWNSSGQLFTTFPGFKNRVISVAFSPDGKFIAASADNTIQVFGNDIGLGEKFFLTNRQERQERQDNKEGGTFKTNSRLVKSLSEHTDIVTDISFSHDGNILASSSLDHTVKLWRIDGTLINSWNADNGWVNTVCFSPDGQVIASGGEDNVVKLWQASNGKLITSLVGHKGRITRIKFSPDGKYIASASGDKTIKLWNADGKLLQTLESHSEQVNSISFSPDNQFLASAAADNTIKLWRLNGSLLATLKGHGEQVRDVSFSQDGKILASASADKTIKLWQVPNNELLEGNVNSVGFNTDGKIFASAGWDGNITIRRRDKLTNLQKFKGHPDIINAVIFSQNGKYLATASADKTIKVWNSQNFQLIKIFTGHNNRVTSISFSPDSRILASASADKTIKLWRIADGTLLQTLIGHIDEVTTVSFSPDGKSLASGSADNTVKLWRIDGMLLKNFTGHNLAIASVKFSPDGKTLASASWDNTIKLWNVTTGQLINTLAGHSDGVTGLSFSPDGQILASGSADNTIKLWNTPTGTLLKTLLGHPHRVNSLSFSPDGKLLLSGGKDAGVMLWDLDLDDLMQRGCARLTDYLQNNPNVKEDERHICDR
- a CDS encoding helix-turn-helix domain-containing protein translates to MLIGFKTKLKVSKQQRLLLAQHAGVARHAWNRGLALCQQLTLLLI
- a CDS encoding VWD domain-containing protein, with translation MKLKRKWIGFLLILLSSVLLLVVTYPKPALSAFPPYGMVTKTATDLGNLIGRKITRPILITDEKTSPPNFADDIKKLKGDAGAYTVRAKKENGIWVEQPDGEKMDTCWIVWLSPFSNDQQDKSLLAHEVYHCFQNELIVAKELPDWLIEGSAQWAAEEYVGGTKISSPSWKEYLTNAKALFSRKYDAIGLYAHLKNNGVNVWKELDQLLKNTSNNSDILFKQLVSDVGDMFLTNWAAGLARLTKAGPDWDTTGPGITLDKREPTPIAISTSAPLSVEILPVNQALYDITLPDSKIIKFNIKGYGALRWDGGSSDVLKFSQSFAKSYCVAKTCQCKDGSSPSGVESAPSGKVLLAVTGTTQSTLVDVTVEENPCQKDKPGKSGGSSSPNSDSLSGGSSKTDSSGSTKTGTSYGDPHLITFDGFRYSFQTVGEFLLSQSQDSKFAVQTRQSQVSGQQLTLNTAVAMKVGSDRVAFYAQNAPNSNPSLLWVNGKPVELQNGILTLTDGVVQKRSDQQYVIQWKTGEQVTVRLSQVAKLTFLNVTASVSATQPGGYNGLLGNIDGNAANDLQTRAGKVIPAKSSYGQLTSALNNLLPTPIPLSQLETAFLDQLHREFGNSWRIRSSESLFDYGLGQSTETFSNPSFPQRYLTLSSLLPAQLRTAENVCRKAGVEASLLEGCIFDVGMTNQPGFAQAAAKALVQGEIDRTINRAVDQVRDKIPVPIPVKIPGFPF